In Thermodesulfobacteriota bacterium, one DNA window encodes the following:
- a CDS encoding DUF1178 family protein, with translation MIAFDLACACGCLFEGWFPSREACDQQMQAGELACPACGSSQVRRVLSPVALGGSRSWPAEADEDGGGDAEERQEAARLLGLVQEYVRDNFEDVGPRLATEALKMHYGVIPAKRIRGQATAQEEEALEREGIELLTIPMPAKNKAN, from the coding sequence ATGATCGCCTTTGATCTGGCCTGCGCCTGCGGCTGTCTCTTCGAGGGCTGGTTTCCCAGCCGGGAGGCGTGCGACCAGCAGATGCAGGCGGGCGAGCTCGCCTGCCCGGCCTGTGGCAGCAGCCAGGTGCGGCGGGTGCTCTCGCCGGTGGCCCTGGGTGGCAGCCGCTCGTGGCCAGCGGAGGCGGACGAGGACGGCGGCGGCGATGCCGAGGAGCGGCAGGAGGCCGCCCGCCTGCTCGGTCTGGTCCAGGAGTATGTGCGGGACAACTTCGAGGATGTCGGGCCCCGGCTGGCCACCGAGGCCCTGAAGATGCACTACGGGGTGATCCCCGCCAAGAGGATCCGCGGCCAGGCCACCGCCCAGGAGGAGGAAGCCCTGGAGCGGGAAGGCATCGAGCTTCTCACCATCCCCATGCCGGCCAAGAACAAGGCCAACTGA
- a CDS encoding ChaN family lipoprotein has protein sequence MTATIVALVALACVVYPPPPAQAEPAVFHVPAGKTISQAELMADLKPAQVIFLGEYHDNEANHVAQYQIIRTLHEAGVPLTIAVEMFRSDSQEILDKWSRDELGEGLFVKAFEQNWGDWPKYRAIFRFARDKQVPLLGLNLDRAIVQQIEERGFASLTPEQVGAIGALYCNVDPSYEEVVRRSLMFRGKPGAPSFIFFCEAQLVGDSFMAKQLVSYRARQPDRTVIVLAGPTHAWKHGIPRRVTEASPISYRVVLPEMTGRLSRANITDKETDYLWIGL, from the coding sequence ATGACCGCCACCATCGTTGCCCTTGTCGCCCTGGCCTGCGTCGTCTACCCCCCTCCTCCGGCCCAGGCCGAGCCGGCGGTCTTCCATGTCCCGGCCGGCAAGACCATCTCCCAGGCCGAGCTGATGGCCGACCTCAAGCCGGCCCAGGTCATCTTCCTGGGCGAGTACCACGACAACGAGGCCAACCATGTGGCCCAGTACCAGATCATCCGCACCCTCCACGAGGCAGGGGTGCCGCTTACCATTGCAGTGGAGATGTTCCGCAGCGACAGCCAGGAGATCCTGGATAAATGGAGCCGAGACGAGCTGGGAGAGGGGCTGTTCGTGAAGGCCTTCGAGCAGAACTGGGGTGATTGGCCGAAATACCGGGCCATCTTCCGCTTCGCCCGGGACAAGCAGGTGCCTTTGCTCGGGCTCAACCTGGACCGGGCCATCGTCCAGCAGATCGAGGAGCGGGGCTTCGCTTCCCTGACGCCGGAGCAGGTCGGCGCCATCGGCGCCCTGTACTGCAACGTTGATCCCAGCTACGAGGAGGTCGTGCGCCGCTCCCTCATGTTCCGGGGCAAGCCGGGCGCCCCCTCCTTCATCTTCTTCTGCGAGGCGCAGCTGGTGGGGGACAGCTTCATGGCCAAGCAGCTGGTCAGCTACCGGGCTCGCCAGCCGGACCGGACGGTCATCGTTCTGGCCGGCCCCACCCACGCCTGGAAGCACGGCATCCCCCGGCGGGTGACGGAAGCGAGCCCCATATCCTACCGGGTGGTGCTGCCGGAGATGACCGGCCGCCTGAGCCGGGCCAACATCACCGACAAGGAGACCGACTATCTGTGGATTGGGCTGTGA